The Aurantiacibacter gangjinensis genome includes a region encoding these proteins:
- a CDS encoding M16 family metallopeptidase yields the protein MTFRFLATSAVALALCATQPAFAQDAADTAPALTAPEIDFTEWTLDNGLRVIAVQDDTTATVTTSLWYEIGSKLDPEGRSGFAHLFEHILSRKTVNMPYNMIYDLTADVGGTRNASNGTDRTNYFETVPAQYLETMLWTHRERMAFPVVDDEVFETERNVVKEEYRTRVLAPPYGLFQRVVLPEITFDRLPHRRPGIGSIEDLDAATLDDARAFHQAYYGPDTATLIVAGNFEIDNLRALVDEYFGDIPPRANPVDVAITIREQQRTQPRMVEASAPNVALPLVGTVWQLPEATHPDTAAIEVLDMIMSSGQNSRLYRALIESSLAVGTVQYAYQQEEGGQFVQYARVAPDADFGPVAAALAAETARVREEPVTEAELAEAKNEIIASTLRRRETARGRAFELGEALVSTGNPRAADMRLEAIANVTIADVQRVAQTWLDPQARTDFTLTRGEFDPASFANPAPMPTFRTLPAPVGEPLAVLPEAEREAPPGPGAVPVVETPDFVTRTLANGIEVLAVQTGDVPIATMSVLLPGGSVSDSREKAGVASFAAALAEQGTTTRSAAEIAARLESLGASMGGGASTDRSGFTLTAPVANMEAAGEILSDVIRNPVYPEDILERDRARALNGLRNAMNEPGALARMALSPVLYGDAPYGNNTGGTLESIASITRDDLLRHQQTYWHPSRAQIVVSGGIAPEQAFALAEELFGDWQSETPVAPMIQDRAGPALQPRTVVIDMPDAGQAAVYLVGRAPEVTDDAYYPLVLANAVLGGGSSGRLFEEIRTNRALSYGSYSGIAALAESPFLQASAQTANETVDEVVEVMLNEFERIGSEPLADELLDRRRLYLTGGYERSLESSSGYAGQLANLLTLGVDPSEIGNYADYVNAVTAEQASAAAARYFDPDAATLIVVGNADAFVQELRELRDDVEVIPADQLDLDTGRARMGG from the coding sequence ATGACATTTCGTTTTCTCGCCACCAGCGCGGTGGCACTCGCACTATGCGCCACGCAGCCTGCCTTTGCGCAGGACGCTGCCGATACGGCGCCCGCGCTTACCGCGCCGGAGATCGACTTTACCGAATGGACGCTGGATAACGGCCTGCGCGTCATCGCCGTGCAGGACGACACCACGGCCACTGTCACCACCAGCCTGTGGTACGAGATCGGCAGCAAGCTGGACCCTGAAGGCCGCAGCGGTTTCGCGCATCTGTTCGAGCATATCCTCAGCCGCAAGACGGTGAATATGCCGTACAATATGATCTACGATCTCACCGCCGATGTCGGCGGCACACGCAATGCGTCCAACGGCACGGACCGCACGAATTATTTCGAGACGGTGCCCGCGCAATATCTCGAAACCATGCTGTGGACGCACCGCGAGCGCATGGCCTTCCCGGTTGTGGATGACGAGGTGTTCGAGACCGAGCGCAACGTCGTGAAAGAGGAATACCGCACCCGCGTGCTGGCACCGCCTTACGGCCTGTTCCAGCGCGTGGTGCTGCCCGAAATCACCTTCGACCGCCTGCCGCATCGGCGACCCGGCATCGGCAGTATCGAGGATCTCGATGCCGCCACGCTGGACGATGCCCGCGCTTTCCACCAGGCCTATTACGGGCCGGACACCGCCACGCTGATCGTTGCCGGCAATTTCGAGATCGATAATCTGCGCGCGCTGGTCGACGAGTATTTCGGCGACATCCCGCCGCGCGCCAATCCTGTCGATGTGGCGATCACGATCCGCGAGCAACAGCGAACCCAGCCGCGCATGGTCGAAGCAAGCGCGCCCAATGTCGCCCTGCCGCTGGTCGGCACGGTGTGGCAGCTGCCCGAAGCGACGCACCCCGATACCGCAGCGATCGAAGTGTTGGATATGATCATGAGCAGCGGGCAGAACAGCCGCCTCTACCGCGCGCTGATCGAAAGCTCGCTGGCCGTGGGCACGGTGCAATACGCCTATCAGCAGGAGGAGGGCGGCCAGTTCGTGCAGTATGCGCGCGTTGCGCCCGATGCCGATTTCGGCCCTGTCGCTGCCGCGCTGGCCGCGGAAACCGCGCGCGTGCGCGAGGAGCCGGTGACCGAGGCCGAGCTGGCAGAGGCGAAGAACGAGATCATCGCCAGCACATTGCGCCGACGCGAGACTGCGCGGGGCCGCGCTTTCGAACTGGGCGAGGCGCTGGTGAGCACGGGCAATCCGCGCGCTGCCGACATGCGGCTGGAAGCGATTGCCAATGTGACCATCGCCGATGTGCAGCGCGTGGCGCAGACCTGGCTCGATCCGCAGGCGCGCACGGATTTTACGCTGACGCGCGGCGAGTTCGACCCGGCGAGCTTCGCCAATCCCGCGCCCATGCCGACATTCCGGACGCTGCCCGCGCCCGTGGGCGAGCCGCTGGCGGTGCTGCCCGAGGCGGAGCGCGAAGCGCCTCCCGGCCCGGGCGCGGTGCCGGTGGTGGAAACCCCCGACTTCGTGACTCGCACGCTGGCCAACGGCATCGAGGTGCTTGCCGTGCAGACGGGCGATGTGCCGATTGCCACGATGAGCGTATTGCTGCCCGGCGGCAGCGTGAGCGACAGCCGCGAGAAGGCCGGCGTCGCCAGTTTCGCTGCCGCGCTGGCAGAGCAGGGCACAACCACCCGCAGCGCGGCCGAAATTGCTGCGCGGCTGGAAAGCCTTGGTGCCAGCATGGGCGGCGGGGCCAGCACCGATCGCTCCGGCTTCACGCTGACAGCGCCGGTCGCCAACATGGAGGCGGCGGGCGAAATCCTTTCCGATGTGATCCGCAATCCGGTCTATCCCGAAGACATTCTGGAGCGTGATCGGGCGCGTGCCCTCAACGGCCTGCGCAATGCGATGAACGAGCCGGGCGCATTGGCGCGCATGGCTCTCAGCCCGGTGCTCTATGGCGACGCGCCCTACGGCAATAATACGGGAGGCACGCTGGAATCCATCGCCAGCATTACGCGGGACGACCTGCTTCGCCACCAGCAGACATACTGGCATCCATCGCGTGCGCAGATCGTAGTCAGCGGCGGCATTGCGCCCGAACAGGCGTTCGCTCTTGCCGAGGAGCTGTTCGGAGACTGGCAGTCCGAAACGCCGGTCGCGCCGATGATCCAGGATCGCGCGGGTCCCGCGCTCCAGCCGCGCACCGTGGTTATCGACATGCCCGATGCAGGTCAGGCTGCCGTCTATCTTGTCGGCCGCGCGCCGGAAGTGACCGACGACGCCTATTATCCGCTGGTTCTCGCCAATGCCGTGCTGGGCGGCGGATCGAGCGGGCGCCTGTTCGAGGAAATCCGCACCAATCGCGCGCTTTCCTATGGGTCTTATTCGGGCATTGCCGCGCTGGCGGAATCGCCCTTCCTGCAAGCGAGCGCACAGACCGCCAACGAGACCGTCGACGAGGTGGTCGAAGTGATGCTGAACGAGTTCGAACGCATCGGCAGCGAGCCTTTGGCTGATGAATTGCTGGACCGGCGGCGGCTGTATCTGACGGGCGGCTATGAGCGCAGCCTCGAAAGCTCTTCGGGCTATGCCGGGCAGTTGGCCAACCTGCTGACGCTGGGCGTCGATCCGTCCGAAATCGGCAATTACGCCGATTATGTGAACGCGGTCACTGCCGAACAGGCCAGCGCCGCTGCCGCGCGCTATTTCGATCCCGATGCGGCGACGCTGATCGTGGTCGGCAACGCCGATGCGTTCGTGCAAGAACTACGCGAATTGCGCGATGACGTGGAAGTGATCCCGGCGGACCAGCTGGACCTCGACACCGGGCGGGCGCGGATGGGCGGCTGA
- a CDS encoding ABCB family ABC transporter ATP-binding protein/permease: protein MRRFLPYLWPKGRPELKRRIVGAGILVLAAKAVILALPLAYANAVDTMSADGDPALWVALALVIAYAAGRFGSVFFEQVRNITFNRVGQDAVRELTEDVFARLHRLSLRFHLSRRTGEITRIMERGTRSISSMLYFLLFNIAPTIIELTVVAVIFWTLFGWELVAATAVTVVSFIWVTQAITEWRVKLRKEMNDLDGTAMARAVDSLLNYETVKYFGAEERERSRYSRTAAAYSEAAIKTENSLGLLNIVQAVILNLMMGFAMAWTVWGWSQGRLSPGDLVLVNTYLLQLFRPLDMLGWVYRTIRQGLIDMADMFGLMDTAVEVQDAPGAPALIVRRPVVTFENVSFGYEKDRQILHGLTFEAPAGATVALVGPSGAGKSTIGRLLFRFYDPWEGRICVDGQDISQVTQESLRQMIGIVPQDSVLFNDTIGYNIAYGRDEPDAGAIRRAAADAAILPFIEALPQGFDTEVGERGLKLSGGEKQRVAIARTLLKNPPILLLDEATSALDSRTEQDILDTLSRVTTGRTTLAIAHRLSTIADADIINVMDTGRIVESGSHADLLRRDGLYAEMWNRQQSEAEDSEREAAE, encoded by the coding sequence ATGCGCCGCTTCCTGCCCTATCTCTGGCCCAAGGGCCGGCCCGAGCTGAAGCGCCGCATAGTCGGCGCGGGCATTCTGGTGCTTGCGGCCAAGGCCGTCATCCTCGCTCTGCCGCTTGCCTACGCAAACGCTGTCGACACCATGAGCGCGGACGGCGATCCCGCACTGTGGGTCGCGCTGGCACTGGTGATTGCCTATGCCGCAGGCCGCTTCGGCAGCGTTTTCTTCGAACAGGTGCGCAACATCACTTTCAACCGCGTCGGGCAGGATGCCGTGCGCGAGCTGACGGAGGATGTCTTCGCGCGGCTGCACCGGCTGTCCCTGCGCTTCCACCTCTCGCGCCGGACGGGCGAGATCACCCGCATCATGGAGCGCGGCACACGCTCGATCAGCTCCATGCTGTATTTCCTGCTGTTCAACATCGCGCCGACCATCATCGAACTGACGGTGGTCGCGGTGATTTTCTGGACTCTGTTCGGGTGGGAACTGGTCGCGGCGACCGCCGTCACCGTGGTCAGCTTCATCTGGGTGACGCAGGCCATCACCGAATGGCGCGTCAAGCTGCGCAAGGAGATGAACGATCTCGATGGCACCGCGATGGCCCGCGCGGTGGACAGCCTGCTGAATTACGAGACGGTCAAGTATTTCGGCGCGGAGGAGCGCGAACGCAGCCGCTATTCGCGCACCGCGGCCGCCTATTCCGAAGCCGCTATCAAGACCGAGAACTCGCTTGGCCTGCTCAACATCGTGCAGGCGGTGATCCTCAACCTGATGATGGGCTTTGCCATGGCATGGACGGTGTGGGGCTGGTCGCAGGGTCGCCTGTCACCGGGCGATCTGGTGCTGGTGAACACCTATCTGTTGCAGCTTTTCCGCCCGCTCGACATGCTGGGCTGGGTCTATCGCACGATCCGGCAAGGCCTGATCGACATGGCCGACATGTTCGGCCTAATGGATACGGCTGTCGAGGTGCAGGATGCGCCCGGCGCGCCTGCCCTGATCGTGCGTCGCCCGGTCGTGACATTCGAGAATGTCAGCTTCGGATACGAGAAGGACAGGCAGATCCTGCACGGCCTGACCTTCGAGGCACCGGCGGGCGCGACAGTGGCGCTGGTCGGCCCCTCGGGGGCGGGCAAATCGACCATCGGGCGGCTGCTGTTCCGCTTCTACGATCCGTGGGAAGGGCGCATCTGTGTCGACGGGCAGGATATCAGCCAGGTGACGCAGGAAAGCCTTCGCCAGATGATCGGCATCGTCCCGCAGGATAGCGTGCTGTTCAACGACACGATCGGCTACAATATTGCCTATGGTCGTGACGAGCCGGACGCGGGCGCCATCCGCCGCGCCGCCGCCGATGCCGCCATCCTGCCCTTTATCGAGGCACTGCCGCAGGGCTTCGACACCGAAGTGGGCGAGCGCGGCTTGAAGCTGTCTGGCGGGGAAAAGCAGCGGGTGGCCATCGCCCGCACGCTGCTGAAGAACCCGCCCATCCTGTTGCTCGACGAGGCGACGAGCGCGCTGGATTCGCGCACCGAGCAGGACATTCTCGATACGCTTTCGCGCGTCACCACGGGCCGCACCACGCTGGCCATCGCCCACCGCCTGTCGACGATTGCCGATGCCGACATCATCAATGTCATGGACACCGGACGCATCGTGGAAAGCGGCAGCCATGCAGACCTGCTACGCCGCGATGGGCTCTACGCCGAAATGTGGAACCGCCAGCAAAGCGAGGCGGAGGACAGCGAGCGGGAAGCGGCCGAATAG
- a CDS encoding aspartyl protease family protein, with the protein MNWVAIAGAAALLGAGSGIPTDPVMPLPDIESEAETEQVDAAEEPVSETIGMQIERYRRMTVPVTIMGTGPYRFMVDTGSQATVLSTELADELQLLERETANLVGMASTRLVETTFVPDFGIGERTISIRTAPLVERSNIGAADGILGLDSLQDQRVLLDFRAGEMIVSDSYEMGTANGYDITVRARERLGQLIIHRAVLDGVRVRVIVDTGATGSVGNPALQERLRRRRDLADATITDVNGIAIASETSLARNLELGGATVQNIVISFADSPAFHHLGLDDRPALILGMAELRLFDRVAIDFRSRKVLFDIPGGVPTDQAWRFNQPATRLRD; encoded by the coding sequence ATGAACTGGGTTGCAATCGCAGGCGCGGCAGCGCTGCTGGGGGCCGGAAGCGGCATCCCCACCGATCCGGTCATGCCGCTGCCGGACATCGAGAGCGAAGCCGAAACCGAACAGGTGGACGCTGCCGAAGAGCCTGTCTCCGAAACCATCGGCATGCAGATCGAGCGGTATCGCCGCATGACAGTCCCGGTCACCATTATGGGCACCGGCCCCTACCGCTTCATGGTCGATACCGGATCGCAAGCCACCGTGCTCTCGACCGAACTGGCGGACGAGCTGCAATTGCTCGAGCGCGAGACCGCCAACCTTGTCGGTATGGCCAGCACGCGTCTGGTGGAGACAACCTTCGTGCCCGATTTCGGCATTGGCGAGCGGACCATATCCATCCGCACCGCCCCACTGGTAGAGCGCAGCAATATCGGCGCGGCGGACGGCATTCTCGGCCTCGACAGCCTGCAGGACCAGCGCGTTTTGCTGGATTTCCGCGCCGGTGAGATGATCGTCTCCGACAGCTACGAGATGGGCACCGCCAATGGCTATGACATCACCGTTCGCGCGCGCGAGCGGCTGGGCCAGCTTATCATTCACCGCGCCGTGCTGGACGGAGTGCGGGTACGCGTAATCGTTGATACCGGCGCCACCGGCTCTGTCGGCAATCCTGCCTTGCAGGAAAGGTTGCGCCGTCGCCGCGATTTGGCGGATGCGACTATCACCGATGTGAACGGCATCGCAATCGCCAGCGAAACCAGCCTCGCGCGAAATCTGGAGCTGGGCGGCGCGACGGTGCAGAACATCGTCATTTCCTTTGCCGACAGTCCGGCGTTTCATCATCTCGGCCTCGACGACCGGCCTGCGCTGATCCTCGGCATGGCGGAGCTGCGCCTGTTCGACCGGGTAGCCATAGATTTCCGCTCGCGCAAAGTGCTGTTCGACATCCCGGGCGGTGTCCCGACCGACCAGGCATGGCGTTTCAACCAGCCCGCAACACGCCTTCGCGACTGA
- a CDS encoding methyltransferase domain-containing protein, with product MLVVYAAFTMTPAFKALAMRAAKAVGYDKTHITRTVAYGEVETFLADLPTGEMDALEIAAGWKWREIGWGSYTEMNWPDHDICEDVLDRQFDICIADNVWEHLLHPWRATQNVLTMLKPGGWFVNITPFMIRRHDIPNDCTRWTEQGMRHFLEDNGFDPASIATGSWGNRAAVKANLNRWARTGWKRRLTNERDFPVTVWAFAQKLRDPA from the coding sequence ATGCTGGTGGTGTATGCGGCCTTCACCATGACCCCTGCGTTCAAAGCCCTTGCGATGCGCGCCGCGAAAGCCGTCGGCTACGACAAGACGCATATCACGCGCACCGTCGCCTATGGAGAGGTGGAGACCTTTCTCGCCGACCTGCCGACAGGCGAGATGGACGCGCTGGAGATTGCCGCTGGCTGGAAATGGCGCGAAATCGGCTGGGGCAGCTATACCGAGATGAATTGGCCCGATCACGACATTTGCGAAGACGTGCTGGACCGGCAGTTCGATATCTGCATCGCCGACAATGTGTGGGAGCACCTGCTGCACCCCTGGCGCGCAACGCAGAACGTGCTGACCATGCTGAAACCGGGCGGCTGGTTCGTGAACATTACGCCTTTCATGATCAGGCGGCACGACATTCCTAATGATTGTACTCGCTGGACGGAGCAGGGGATGCGCCATTTCCTTGAGGATAATGGTTTCGATCCGGCCAGCATCGCCACAGGCAGCTGGGGCAATCGCGCGGCGGTGAAAGCGAACCTCAACCGATGGGCCCGCACCGGCTGGAAGCGCAGGCTGACGAACGAGCGCGATTTTCCCGTGACCGTTTGGGCCTTTGCGCAGAAGCTGCGCGATCCGGCATGA
- a CDS encoding glycosyltransferase, with translation MTICVTVLAHNEERRIGTCLASLPLGAEGVDVHVVVNGSTDRTAEIARGFDGVTVHEYEQGGKSRSWNRFMLDGDAPKADCYVFVDGDAEIAQGSVQALGRCLAANPGANAAAAFPRNGRKAAVYAEAIAREHGLFGDLYALSGSFVAILRERSIRLPDDLIGDDGLICAIAKTDGRNEDHWDDHRVVPCSGAGFLCEPTVLSPASLSIQYRRMVNYAVRHFQNRIVSHIMRGEGPEALPRELASLYPEWLPRFAPRRSPQWWWFDRLALARMARAATAYSAG, from the coding sequence ATGACGATCTGCGTTACTGTCCTCGCGCATAATGAGGAGCGGCGAATCGGCACCTGCCTCGCCAGCCTGCCGCTCGGCGCCGAAGGTGTGGACGTGCATGTCGTGGTGAACGGGTCGACGGACCGCACGGCCGAAATCGCACGCGGCTTCGACGGGGTGACGGTTCACGAATACGAGCAGGGCGGCAAGTCGCGCAGCTGGAACCGCTTCATGCTGGATGGCGATGCGCCAAAGGCCGATTGCTATGTCTTCGTCGATGGCGATGCGGAAATTGCGCAAGGCTCGGTGCAGGCGCTTGGCCGTTGCCTTGCCGCCAATCCCGGCGCCAACGCTGCCGCAGCTTTTCCGCGCAATGGCCGCAAGGCCGCTGTCTATGCCGAAGCCATTGCGCGCGAGCATGGCCTGTTCGGCGATCTTTATGCCTTGTCCGGCAGCTTCGTCGCCATTCTGCGCGAACGCAGCATCCGCTTGCCGGACGACCTGATCGGCGATGACGGCCTGATTTGCGCCATCGCCAAGACCGATGGCCGGAACGAGGATCATTGGGACGATCACCGTGTCGTACCGTGTTCGGGCGCAGGCTTCCTGTGCGAGCCGACCGTGCTCTCTCCCGCCAGTCTTTCGATCCAGTATCGCCGCATGGTCAACTACGCGGTGCGGCATTTCCAGAACCGCATCGTCTCGCACATCATGCGCGGCGAAGGCCCGGAAGCCCTCCCGCGCGAATTGGCGAGCCTCTATCCCGAATGGCTGCCGCGTTTCGCGCCGCGCCGCTCGCCGCAATGGTGGTGGTTCGACCGGCTGGCGCTCGCTCGCATGGCGCGGGCGGCCACGGCCTATTCGGCAGGCTGA
- a CDS encoding lipopolysaccharide biosynthesis protein, whose protein sequence is MTASMRDSVKRAVMWRSGSQVAAQVVAWGSTLIVIRILDPADYGLFAMTQVVMVFLSFLGGFGFASSLIQDRELTEQKIRQAFGLLLLINGGLALAQVLLAPLAAAYYRTPDVTALLRVQALIYLATPFIALPEVLLTREMDFRRPAIANITATFVSAGVALFCALSDFGVWTLIFAPIAAFWTRAAALMIAARFAYLPSFRLKGARKMFDFGILLLAGHFFWVVLTQADIFIAGRALELAQVGFYAEAMFLTGIIAHKLVPALNEVAFPAYSQLQDDLPALRFSFLKAVRLVMLAVCPIYFGLAVTSTEAVHLLLGEKWLPLAPIVTVLALAMPAVTLHTMFAPAVNALGHPRISMFASLCGAAVMPLAFLLAVPFGPIGLAWVWVAAFPLVPLTAFLLSRRLLGIGAADLLRAVAPALGASAAMALPVMALGEALGHWPGVLRLAAMVSAGAAIYGGLLYLFARATLLDVVDLLFRRKAPVVQPAE, encoded by the coding sequence ATGACAGCTTCCATGCGCGATAGCGTGAAGCGCGCCGTGATGTGGCGCTCCGGCAGCCAGGTCGCCGCGCAAGTGGTGGCATGGGGATCGACACTGATCGTCATCCGCATCCTCGACCCGGCCGATTACGGCCTGTTTGCCATGACGCAGGTCGTGATGGTCTTCCTCAGCTTCCTTGGCGGATTCGGGTTCGCCAGCTCGCTGATCCAGGACCGGGAGTTGACGGAGCAGAAGATCCGGCAAGCATTCGGCCTGCTGTTACTCATCAATGGCGGACTGGCGCTGGCGCAAGTGTTGCTCGCCCCGCTGGCCGCCGCCTATTACCGCACGCCGGATGTGACGGCCCTCCTGCGCGTTCAGGCGCTGATCTATCTTGCGACGCCTTTCATCGCCTTGCCCGAAGTGCTGCTGACGCGGGAGATGGATTTCCGCCGGCCGGCCATCGCCAATATTACCGCGACATTCGTATCCGCAGGCGTGGCGCTGTTCTGCGCCTTGTCCGATTTCGGCGTGTGGACACTGATCTTCGCGCCCATCGCCGCTTTCTGGACCCGCGCCGCCGCGCTGATGATTGCTGCGCGCTTCGCCTATCTACCAAGCTTCCGGCTGAAGGGCGCGCGCAAGATGTTCGATTTCGGCATCCTGTTGCTGGCGGGCCATTTCTTCTGGGTCGTGCTGACGCAGGCGGACATCTTCATCGCCGGCCGCGCGCTGGAACTGGCGCAGGTGGGCTTCTACGCCGAGGCGATGTTCCTCACCGGCATCATCGCGCACAAGCTTGTGCCCGCGTTGAACGAAGTCGCCTTTCCGGCCTATTCGCAATTGCAGGACGACCTGCCTGCCTTGCGCTTCTCTTTCCTGAAAGCGGTGCGCCTCGTGATGCTCGCCGTCTGCCCGATATATTTCGGGCTTGCCGTGACGTCGACGGAAGCGGTGCACCTGCTGCTGGGCGAGAAATGGTTGCCGCTCGCGCCCATAGTCACGGTGCTGGCGCTCGCCATGCCGGCGGTGACGCTGCACACCATGTTCGCCCCCGCGGTGAACGCGCTGGGCCATCCGCGCATCTCCATGTTCGCCTCGTTATGCGGCGCTGCGGTAATGCCATTGGCGTTCCTGCTGGCCGTACCTTTCGGCCCCATCGGCCTTGCATGGGTGTGGGTCGCGGCCTTCCCGCTGGTGCCGCTGACGGCCTTCCTGCTGTCGCGCCGCCTGCTGGGCATCGGCGCTGCCGACCTGCTGCGCGCGGTTGCTCCGGCGCTGGGCGCAAGCGCTGCCATGGCGCTGCCGGTCATGGCGCTGGGCGAGGCGCTGGGGCATTGGCCGGGCGTGCTGCGGCTGGCGGCGATGGTGAGCGCCGGCGCGGCGATCTATGGCGGGCTGCTCTATCTCTTCGCGCGTGCGACCCTGCTGGATGTGGTGGACCTGCTGTTCCGCCGCAAAGCGCCGGTGGTTCAGCCTGCCGAATAG
- a CDS encoding glycosyltransferase, translating into MTAQPASPALSVAMSVYNGARFLAPAIESVLAQSFTDFEFLILDDGSGDGTAAILADYAARDARIRPIIRENRGLIASLNQLLDEARSPLVARMDADDICLPDRFAKQVAFLSAHPDHSVVGCWAEDIDEDGRAWPVQHPDHPLMHTEMEEALREGRSVLVHPAVMYRRDLVRRVGGYHAAFRHCEDFDLWLRLANQTKMANLPERLLRYRHYAGQVSKRHATEQAVGAAIAREAWRVRGEGKADPTASLDTLPPIEELDMLFGESGVAQRVRGRAAFGLLHSRSALTGDGLDLIIRHVREGGAREGLWRTAARLVRFGQPLRAARLSAALLAA; encoded by the coding sequence ATGACGGCACAACCCGCCTCCCCTGCCCTTAGCGTGGCGATGAGCGTCTATAATGGCGCGCGCTTTCTCGCGCCTGCGATCGAGAGCGTGCTGGCGCAGAGCTTTACCGACTTCGAATTCCTGATCCTTGACGATGGGTCCGGCGATGGCACCGCAGCCATCCTTGCCGACTATGCAGCGCGCGATGCACGTATCCGCCCGATCATTCGCGAGAACAGGGGCCTGATCGCCAGCCTCAACCAATTGCTGGACGAGGCGCGCTCGCCGCTGGTCGCGCGCATGGATGCAGACGATATCTGCCTGCCGGACCGGTTTGCAAAGCAGGTCGCTTTCCTCAGCGCCCATCCCGATCACAGCGTGGTGGGGTGCTGGGCGGAGGATATCGACGAGGATGGACGGGCGTGGCCGGTACAGCATCCCGATCACCCGCTCATGCACACAGAGATGGAAGAGGCGTTGCGCGAAGGCCGCTCCGTTCTCGTCCACCCCGCCGTAATGTACCGGCGCGATCTTGTGCGCCGCGTCGGCGGTTATCACGCAGCCTTCCGTCATTGCGAGGATTTCGACCTGTGGCTGCGCCTTGCCAACCAAACGAAGATGGCCAACCTGCCCGAGCGGCTGCTGCGCTATCGCCATTACGCAGGCCAGGTCTCCAAGCGCCATGCGACCGAACAGGCGGTGGGTGCAGCCATCGCCCGAGAGGCATGGCGCGTGCGCGGCGAAGGCAAGGCCGATCCGACCGCATCGCTCGATACTTTGCCGCCGATAGAAGAGCTCGACATGCTGTTCGGCGAAAGCGGCGTCGCACAGCGCGTTCGTGGCCGGGCGGCGTTCGGCCTGCTGCATTCGCGCAGCGCGCTAACGGGCGACGGGCTGGACCTTATTATACGGCACGTACGCGAAGGCGGCGCGCGCGAGGGGTTGTGGCGAACCGCTGCGCGCCTTGTCCGGTTCGGCCAACCGCTGCGCGCGGCGCGGCTTTCCGCAGCGCTGCTGGCGGCCTGA
- a CDS encoding glycosyltransferase family 2 protein: MTMHDDKDTPAVSIVLPVHNGERFLRAALDSILAQTMTDFELIAVDDASSDSTPAILAHYAARDPRIRVITNPSNRKLPASLNTGFAATRAPWLTWTSDDNLLRPEMLARLVEARDAACGADIIHADYVLIDDAGRETGCVATGPANDLLLDNTIGCSFLYRREVDEMLGGYDESLFGLEDYDFWLRARAAGFTFHRIAEPLYKYRRHASSLTNSRAETIHEMVHERLSGEIEAMPRSPTRARARLRLATRNAYRLRPKLVARAFADHPPTVLRHWREIAGWLRHAARLRLRR; the protein is encoded by the coding sequence ATGACGATGCATGACGATAAAGACACGCCTGCCGTGTCCATCGTTCTGCCCGTCCATAATGGCGAGCGTTTCCTGCGCGCTGCGCTCGATTCCATCCTCGCGCAGACGATGACCGATTTCGAGCTCATCGCGGTGGACGATGCCTCCAGCGATTCGACGCCGGCGATTCTGGCACACTATGCTGCGCGCGATCCGCGCATTCGCGTGATTACCAACCCGTCCAATCGCAAACTGCCCGCCAGTCTCAATACCGGCTTTGCTGCAACCCGCGCGCCTTGGCTAACCTGGACGTCGGATGACAACCTGCTCCGGCCCGAGATGCTCGCTCGCCTTGTCGAGGCGCGCGATGCGGCGTGCGGGGCCGACATCATCCATGCCGACTACGTGCTGATCGACGATGCCGGGCGCGAGACCGGGTGCGTCGCCACCGGCCCCGCAAACGACCTGTTGCTCGATAATACGATCGGTTGCTCCTTCCTCTACCGCCGCGAAGTGGACGAGATGCTGGGCGGTTACGACGAAAGCCTGTTCGGCTTGGAGGACTACGATTTCTGGCTGCGCGCGCGGGCGGCGGGTTTCACCTTCCATCGGATTGCGGAGCCGCTCTATAAATACAGGCGTCATGCCAGCAGCCTGACGAATAGCAGGGCCGAGACCATCCACGAGATGGTGCACGAACGGCTATCGGGCGAGATCGAGGCCATGCCCCGCTCTCCTACGCGTGCTCGCGCGCGGTTGCGGCTCGCCACACGCAATGCCTACCGATTGCGGCCCAAGCTGGTCGCCCGAGCCTTTGCCGATCACCCGCCAACCGTTTTGCGGCACTGGCGCGAGATCGCCGGATGGTTGCGCCACGCCGCGCGGCTGCGCCTTCGCCGTTAA